In a single window of the Ancylobacter polymorphus genome:
- the ftsW gene encoding putative lipid II flippase FtsW yields the protein MISRAERTVVGEWWWTIDRLLLGALAALMIIGIVLALAASPPVAARIGIPDPFHFVNRQVMFLVPALIILLATSFLSPRNIRRIALVLFFLFLGLVCATLVIGPEVKGARRWLNIASVTVQPSEFLKPSFVIIAAWLFSESVRRPEMPGQFLAIGLLGMVVTPLVMQPDFGQTMLVSLVWGSLFFLAGLRIIWVVGLGGIGAAGLFLAYKTVPHVTQRIDRFMNPDSGDTYQIDLSINSFLNGGWLGQGPGEGSFKKVLPDGHTDFIFAVAGEEFGAVLCLMIASLFAFIVLRALSRALNDEDPFVRFATAGLAMLFGLQSCINMMVNLHMMPAKGMTLPFVSYGGSSLLSLAYGMGMLLALTRRRPRTATLAELERLGTRLGAPMPRPA from the coding sequence ATGATATCGCGTGCCGAAAGGACGGTCGTCGGCGAGTGGTGGTGGACCATAGACCGGCTGCTGCTCGGCGCTCTCGCCGCCTTGATGATCATCGGCATCGTGCTGGCGCTGGCGGCGAGCCCGCCGGTGGCGGCGCGCATCGGCATTCCCGACCCGTTCCATTTTGTGAACCGGCAGGTGATGTTCCTGGTGCCGGCGCTGATCATTCTGCTGGCCACCTCGTTCCTTTCGCCGCGTAACATCAGGCGCATCGCGCTGGTGCTGTTCTTCCTGTTCCTCGGTCTCGTCTGCGCCACGCTGGTGATCGGGCCGGAAGTGAAGGGTGCGCGGCGCTGGCTCAACATCGCCAGCGTCACGGTACAGCCGTCCGAATTCCTCAAGCCGAGCTTCGTCATCATCGCCGCCTGGCTCTTCTCGGAAAGCGTGCGACGGCCGGAAATGCCGGGCCAGTTCCTCGCCATCGGCCTGCTGGGCATGGTGGTGACACCGCTGGTGATGCAGCCGGACTTCGGCCAGACCATGCTGGTCTCGCTGGTGTGGGGCAGCCTGTTCTTCCTCGCGGGGCTGCGCATCATCTGGGTGGTGGGGCTGGGCGGCATTGGCGCCGCCGGCCTGTTCCTCGCGTACAAGACGGTGCCGCACGTCACCCAGCGCATCGACCGTTTCATGAATCCGGATTCCGGCGACACCTATCAGATCGACCTGTCGATCAACTCCTTCCTCAATGGCGGCTGGCTGGGGCAGGGGCCGGGCGAGGGCAGCTTCAAGAAGGTACTGCCCGACGGGCACACCGACTTCATCTTCGCCGTCGCCGGTGAGGAGTTCGGTGCGGTTCTGTGCCTGATGATCGCCAGCCTGTTCGCCTTCATCGTGCTGCGCGCGCTGTCGCGGGCGCTGAATGACGAGGACCCGTTCGTGCGTTTCGCCACGGCGGGCCTCGCCATGCTGTTCGGGCTGCAGTCCTGCATCAACATGATGGTCAATCTGCACATGATGCCCGCCAAGGGCATGACGCTGCCTTTCGTGTCCTATGGCGGCTCGTCGCTGCTGTCGCTCGCCTATGGCATGGGCATGCTGCTCGCCCTGACGCGCCGGCGCCCGCGCACCGCGACCCTGGCCGAGCTGGAGCGGCTCGGCACGCGTCTCGGCGCGCCGATGCCGCGTCCGGCGTGA
- the murG gene encoding undecaprenyldiphospho-muramoylpentapeptide beta-N-acetylglucosaminyltransferase — translation MSSAARPLVILAAGGTGGHLFPAEALAGVLAARGIDVDLVTDSRAARYAGHFPARRLHVLPAETVRGRSPVALARTALTLGLGFAKGFRLMRAMRPAIVVGFGGYPTLPPILAAHYAGFPTLIHEANAVMGRANTLLASRVTAIASGYPAICAGKPALAAKAHHTGNPVRPAVIAAAEVPFAPPAPDGPIQLLVTGGSQGARVMSEVVPAGVEALDPALRARLRLVQQARPEDLDAVRATYSRLGVSAEVAPFFPDLPARIAGAHLVISRSGAMTVAELGVIGRPSILVPLPGALDQDQLANATALANGGGAVVMPQSHFTPESFAAAIARLAGEPGRLEAMASAARAMGRADAAERLATLVIAVGKIHV, via the coding sequence ATGTCCTCCGCTGCGCGTCCGCTAGTCATTCTTGCCGCCGGCGGCACCGGCGGCCATCTGTTCCCCGCCGAGGCGCTGGCCGGCGTGCTGGCCGCGCGCGGCATCGACGTCGATCTCGTCACCGATTCGCGCGCCGCCCGCTATGCCGGCCACTTTCCCGCGCGGCGCCTGCACGTGCTGCCGGCGGAGACGGTGCGCGGGCGCTCGCCCGTCGCGCTGGCGCGCACCGCGCTCACGCTTGGGCTCGGCTTCGCGAAGGGTTTTCGGCTGATGCGGGCGATGCGGCCGGCCATCGTCGTCGGATTCGGCGGCTATCCCACCCTGCCGCCCATACTCGCCGCCCATTATGCCGGCTTCCCAACCCTGATCCATGAGGCCAATGCGGTGATGGGGCGGGCCAACACGCTTCTCGCATCCCGCGTCACCGCCATCGCCTCCGGCTATCCCGCCATCTGCGCCGGCAAGCCTGCCCTCGCGGCCAAGGCTCACCACACCGGCAACCCCGTCCGTCCGGCGGTGATCGCCGCCGCCGAGGTGCCCTTCGCTCCCCCGGCGCCGGACGGACCGATCCAGCTTCTGGTCACCGGCGGCAGCCAGGGCGCGCGGGTGATGAGCGAGGTGGTGCCGGCGGGCGTGGAAGCGCTCGATCCGGCGCTGCGCGCCCGGCTTCGTCTCGTGCAGCAGGCCCGGCCAGAGGACCTTGACGCTGTGCGCGCCACCTATTCCCGGCTCGGCGTGAGCGCGGAGGTGGCGCCCTTCTTCCCCGATCTGCCGGCGCGCATTGCCGGCGCGCATCTCGTCATTTCGCGCTCCGGCGCGATGACGGTGGCCGAGCTGGGCGTGATTGGCCGGCCCTCCATCCTCGTGCCATTGCCGGGCGCGCTCGACCAGGACCAACTGGCCAATGCGACAGCGCTTGCCAATGGCGGCGGCGCGGTGGTGATGCCGCAGAGCCATTTCACGCCGGAGAGCTTCGCCGCCGCTATCGCCCGTCTCGCCGGAGAACCGGGGCGGCTGGAGGCGATGGCCAGCGCCGCCCGTGCCATGGGCCGGGCCGACGCCGCCGAGCGCCTCGCCACGCTCGTGATCGCGGTCGGCAAGATCCATGTCTAG
- the murD gene encoding UDP-N-acetylmuramoyl-L-alanine--D-glutamate ligase, producing MIPVSSFKDHVVALFGLGGSGLATARALLAGGAKVTAWDDSPASVEKAAAEAIPTGDLSAADWSGFAGLVLAPGVPLTHPEPHWTVKKARAAGVEVIGDIELFCRERRAAGRPAFAAITGTNGKSTTTALLAHLLKVGGRDVQIGGNFGPAILGLEPPKGRRAYVIECSSYQIDLTPSLDPAVGILLNLSPDHLDRHGTMEHYAAVKERLIAGVEAGGTAVIGVDDDWSRAIADRAEAAGKNVVRVSVREALQDGVSLKGTDLVVREKGTRVFTLPLAGIGSLRGAHNAQNAAAAFAAARALGLAPEVIATGMKSFPGLAHRMEQVRTIGHTLFVNDSKATNADAAERALTSFEDIFWIAGGKPKEGGIEPLRSFFPRVKKAYLIGVAAEAFAATLGETVPFEMCGTLDVAVARAAADAAASGLAHPVVLLSPACASFDQYRNFEVRGDAFRDLVNALPTA from the coding sequence ATGATACCCGTATCTTCCTTCAAGGACCACGTTGTCGCCCTGTTCGGGCTCGGCGGGTCGGGCCTCGCCACCGCCCGCGCGCTGCTCGCCGGGGGCGCGAAGGTCACAGCCTGGGATGATTCGCCCGCCTCGGTGGAGAAAGCCGCGGCCGAGGCCATCCCGACCGGGGACCTGTCCGCGGCCGACTGGTCGGGTTTCGCCGGGCTGGTTCTGGCGCCGGGCGTGCCGCTCACCCATCCCGAGCCGCACTGGACGGTGAAGAAGGCGCGGGCCGCTGGCGTGGAGGTCATCGGCGATATCGAGCTGTTCTGCCGCGAGCGGCGCGCGGCGGGGCGCCCCGCTTTCGCGGCGATCACCGGCACCAATGGCAAATCGACCACCACGGCGCTGCTCGCCCATCTGCTCAAGGTCGGCGGGCGCGACGTGCAGATCGGCGGCAATTTCGGGCCCGCCATTCTGGGGCTGGAGCCGCCGAAGGGGCGCCGCGCCTATGTGATCGAATGCTCCTCCTACCAGATCGACCTCACGCCGAGCCTCGATCCGGCCGTGGGAATCCTGCTCAATCTCTCTCCCGATCATCTCGACCGGCATGGGACGATGGAGCATTACGCCGCGGTGAAGGAGCGGCTTATCGCCGGTGTCGAAGCGGGTGGTACGGCGGTGATCGGCGTCGATGACGACTGGTCGCGCGCCATCGCCGATCGCGCGGAAGCGGCGGGCAAGAATGTCGTGCGAGTCTCCGTCCGGGAGGCGCTGCAGGACGGGGTCTCCCTCAAGGGCACCGATCTCGTCGTCAGGGAGAAGGGCACCCGCGTGTTTACCCTTCCGCTCGCCGGCATCGGCTCGCTGCGCGGCGCGCATAATGCGCAGAACGCCGCCGCCGCCTTTGCTGCGGCCCGCGCCCTCGGCCTCGCGCCGGAGGTGATCGCCACCGGCATGAAGAGCTTTCCCGGCCTCGCTCACCGCATGGAGCAGGTCCGCACCATAGGCCATACGCTGTTCGTCAACGACTCCAAGGCAACCAATGCCGATGCGGCCGAGCGGGCGCTGACCTCGTTCGAGGACATCTTCTGGATCGCCGGCGGCAAGCCGAAGGAGGGCGGCATCGAGCCGCTGCGGTCCTTCTTTCCGCGGGTGAAAAAGGCCTATCTGATCGGCGTCGCGGCCGAAGCCTTCGCCGCGACGCTGGGCGAGACGGTGCCGTTCGAGATGTGCGGGACGCTGGATGTGGCGGTCGCCCGCGCGGCGGCGGACGCGGCGGCGTCGGGTCTGGCGCATCCGGTGGTTCTGCTGTCCCCCGCCTGCGCCAGCTTCGACCAGTACCGCAACTTCGAGGTGCGGGGCGACGCGTTCCGCGACCTCGTCAACGCGCTTCCGACGGCCTGA
- the mraY gene encoding phospho-N-acetylmuramoyl-pentapeptide-transferase yields MLQWLAELQGSVPAVNVFRYITFRTGGAIITALLFVFMFGPAIIALLRLKQGKGQPIRTDGPQSHLLTKKGTPTMGGLMIFSGLMVATLLWGNLSNPYVWVVLFVTIGFGLIGFYDDYLKVTKQTHNGLSGKSRLAIEALIAGTAAVVIMHVGREPLSSSLAFPFFKDLLLDLGWFFVVLGAFVIVGAGNAVNLTDGLDGLAIVPVMVAAGSFGMISYLSGNVLFADYLQIHYVAGVGELAVICGAIIGAGIGFLWFNAPPAQIFMGDTGSLALGGLLGTIAVATKHEIVLAVIGGLFVLEAVSVIVQVASFKLTGKRVFKMAPIHHHFEQKGWTEPQIVIRFWIIAVVLALIGLSTLKLR; encoded by the coding sequence ATGCTGCAATGGCTCGCCGAACTCCAGGGAAGCGTCCCGGCGGTTAACGTCTTCCGCTACATCACTTTCCGCACCGGCGGGGCGATCATCACCGCGCTGCTGTTCGTCTTCATGTTCGGCCCGGCGATCATCGCCCTGCTGCGGCTGAAGCAGGGCAAAGGCCAGCCCATCCGCACCGACGGGCCGCAGTCGCATCTGCTGACCAAAAAGGGCACGCCCACCATGGGCGGGTTGATGATCTTCTCCGGGCTCATGGTGGCGACGCTGCTCTGGGGCAACCTGTCCAACCCCTATGTCTGGGTGGTACTGTTCGTCACCATAGGCTTCGGCCTGATCGGCTTTTATGACGACTATCTTAAGGTCACCAAGCAGACCCATAATGGCCTGTCCGGCAAGTCGCGGCTCGCCATCGAGGCGCTGATCGCCGGCACGGCGGCGGTGGTCATCATGCATGTCGGTCGCGAGCCGCTGTCCTCCTCGCTGGCCTTCCCGTTCTTCAAGGACCTACTGCTTGATCTTGGCTGGTTCTTCGTCGTCCTCGGCGCCTTCGTCATCGTCGGCGCCGGCAATGCGGTGAACCTGACCGACGGCCTCGACGGCCTCGCCATCGTGCCCGTCATGGTGGCGGCGGGCAGCTTCGGGATGATCTCCTACCTCTCTGGCAACGTGCTGTTCGCGGATTATCTGCAGATCCACTATGTCGCCGGCGTGGGCGAACTGGCGGTGATCTGCGGTGCCATCATCGGCGCCGGCATCGGCTTTCTCTGGTTCAACGCGCCGCCGGCGCAGATCTTCATGGGCGACACCGGGTCGCTGGCGCTCGGCGGGCTGCTCGGCACCATCGCGGTCGCCACCAAGCACGAGATCGTGCTGGCGGTGATCGGTGGCCTCTTCGTGCTGGAGGCGGTCTCGGTGATCGTTCAGGTCGCCTCCTTCAAGCTCACCGGCAAGCGCGTGTTCAAAATGGCGCCGATCCACCACCATTTCGAGCAGAAGGGATGGACCGAGCCGCAGATCGTCATCCGCTTCTGGATCATCGCGGTGGTGCTGGCACTGATCGGCCTGTCGACGCTGAAGCTGCGGTGA
- a CDS encoding MBL fold metallo-hydrolase has translation MPAPALLPLGSTMRVLRPHPNIYAFYDGRIDGARAHSAAPNWLDDGAYALGVCVYAVVDGNEALLYDTHISLPHAQMMRRTLEDAGVTSFRVVLSHWHDDHVAGNAVFATDEIIALDRTERALAANRVALENGDPPIFPLVMPNKIITGPTEISVGRLTVKLEPAEIHSHDGLILLLPQLGVMLAGDTLEEPITYVAEAERLPVHIEELKRIRQWGYGRILPNHGAPDVIAAGGYGPELIDATLRYVSKLLHTRIDMALADQDLSTFIAGDLATGTLAYFAPYEAVHASNVKKVLALPG, from the coding sequence ATGCCCGCCCCCGCTCTGCTTCCCCTCGGTTCGACGATGCGCGTGCTGCGGCCGCATCCCAACATCTACGCCTTCTATGACGGCCGGATCGACGGCGCGCGGGCGCATTCGGCGGCGCCGAACTGGCTCGACGACGGCGCCTATGCCCTCGGCGTCTGCGTCTATGCGGTGGTGGATGGCAATGAGGCGCTGCTCTATGACACCCACATCTCGCTCCCCCACGCGCAGATGATGCGCCGGACGCTGGAAGATGCGGGCGTCACCTCCTTCCGCGTCGTGCTGAGCCACTGGCACGACGACCATGTCGCCGGCAACGCCGTCTTCGCCACAGACGAGATTATCGCCCTCGACCGCACGGAACGGGCGCTCGCCGCCAACCGCGTGGCGCTGGAGAACGGCGACCCGCCGATTTTCCCGCTGGTCATGCCGAACAAGATCATCACCGGCCCGACCGAGATTTCCGTCGGCCGCCTCACCGTGAAGCTGGAACCGGCGGAAATCCACAGCCATGACGGGCTGATCTTGCTGCTGCCGCAGCTCGGGGTGATGTTGGCCGGCGACACGCTGGAAGAGCCAATCACCTATGTCGCCGAGGCCGAGCGGCTGCCGGTGCACATCGAGGAGTTGAAGCGCATCCGGCAGTGGGGCTATGGCCGCATCCTGCCCAATCACGGCGCGCCGGATGTGATTGCCGCCGGCGGCTACGGTCCCGAACTGATCGATGCCACGCTGCGCTATGTGAGCAAGCTCTTACACACGCGCATCGACATGGCGTTGGCCGACCAGGACCTTTCCACCTTCATCGCCGGCGATCTCGCCACCGGGACGCTGGCCTATTTCGCCCCCTATGAGGCGGTTCACGCCAGCAATGTGAAGAAGGTGCTGGCGCTGCCGGGATGA
- the murC gene encoding UDP-N-acetylmuramate--L-alanine ligase — protein MKLPLSLGPIHFVGIGGIGMSGIAEVLHNLGYTVQGSDVAESANVKRLAEKGIKVLIGHAAGNIDGAEVLVVSTAIRRDNPELVAARAKRLPVVRRAEMLAELMRLKSCVAIAGTHGKTTTTSLVATLLDAGGFDPTVINGGIINAYGTNARLGDGEWMVVEADESDGTFLKLPVEVAIVTNIDPEHLDHFKTFEAVQAAFRSFIDNLPFYGFAVMCTDHPVVQDLVGHVEDRRVITYGENPQADVRLVELDLRGGMCRFGVLFRDRTGAVVHELRDLVLPMPGKHNALNATAAIAVAHELGASDEQIRSALAGFGGVKRRFTRTGEVGGVTIFDDYGHHPVEIAAVLRAARASTEGQVIAVVQPHRYTRLQSLFDQFATCFNDADHVIVADVYAAGEAPISGIDRDHLVEALRARGHRSVMGLSGPEALAGLVNGLMKPGDYVVCLGAGNITQWAYALPEQLAAGAAR, from the coding sequence ATGAAGCTCCCGCTCTCTCTTGGCCCTATCCATTTCGTCGGCATTGGCGGCATCGGCATGAGCGGCATTGCCGAGGTGCTGCACAATCTCGGCTACACCGTGCAGGGCTCGGATGTCGCCGAGAGCGCCAATGTGAAGCGCCTCGCCGAAAAGGGCATCAAGGTGCTGATCGGCCACGCGGCCGGCAACATCGACGGCGCCGAGGTGCTGGTGGTCTCCACCGCCATCCGCCGCGACAATCCTGAGCTGGTCGCCGCCCGCGCCAAGCGCCTGCCGGTGGTGCGTCGGGCGGAGATGTTGGCCGAGCTGATGCGGCTGAAGAGCTGCGTCGCCATCGCCGGCACCCATGGCAAGACCACGACGACCTCGCTCGTCGCCACCCTGCTCGATGCTGGCGGCTTCGACCCCACCGTCATCAACGGCGGCATCATCAATGCCTATGGCACCAATGCCCGCCTCGGGGATGGCGAATGGATGGTGGTTGAGGCCGATGAGAGCGACGGTACTTTCCTCAAGCTGCCGGTCGAGGTCGCCATCGTCACCAATATCGACCCGGAGCATCTCGACCACTTCAAGACCTTCGAGGCGGTGCAGGCCGCGTTCCGCAGCTTCATCGACAACCTGCCCTTCTACGGCTTCGCGGTCATGTGCACGGATCATCCCGTGGTGCAGGACCTTGTCGGCCATGTCGAGGATCGCCGCGTCATAACCTATGGCGAGAACCCCCAGGCGGATGTCCGCCTGGTCGAACTCGACCTGCGCGGAGGCATGTGCCGGTTTGGCGTGCTGTTCCGTGATCGCACCGGCGCCGTGGTGCATGAACTGCGCGATCTCGTGCTGCCCATGCCCGGCAAGCACAACGCGCTGAACGCGACTGCTGCGATCGCCGTTGCGCATGAACTTGGCGCCAGTGACGAGCAGATTCGCAGCGCTCTGGCGGGTTTCGGTGGCGTGAAGCGGCGCTTCACCCGCACCGGTGAGGTGGGCGGTGTCACCATCTTCGACGATTACGGCCACCACCCCGTGGAAATCGCCGCCGTGCTGCGCGCCGCCCGCGCTTCGACCGAGGGACAGGTGATCGCGGTCGTCCAGCCGCACCGCTACACACGGCTGCAATCGCTGTTCGACCAGTTCGCCACCTGCTTCAACGACGCCGATCATGTGATCGTCGCCGATGTCTATGCGGCCGGCGAGGCGCCGATTTCCGGCATCGACCGCGATCATCTCGTAGAAGCGCTGCGCGCGCGCGGCCATCGCTCGGTGATGGGGCTGAGCGGGCCAGAGGCGCTCGCGGGGCTGGTGAACGGGCTGATGAAGCCGGGTGACTACGTGGTGTGTCTCGGCGCCGGCAACATCACCCAATGGGCCTATGCGCTGCCGGAGCAACTGGCGGCCGGGGCCGCGCGATGA